The genomic interval GGTGAGAACCACATGCAGTCGGCTGGTTACGCTGGGAACAGCCAGCCCTCGAGAATAATCTCAGTGAGAACATCCTCGAGGATGAACATGAGGGCAAAGCCGACGGCGAACGTGGCAGCGTTGATCCGTGTGAGGACGGCTTCAGCATCGAAGCGGATGAGGTCGGCGACTTCGATGAGCACCTGCAAGATGGCTCCGATTGCGATGGCGAAAAACAGGGCTGCAAGGAGATTCGACTGTGCGAAACTGCCGATCCAGCCACCGAGGATGACCGGGCCGCCAGCGATAGCGCCCATCGCGGCGAAATGTCGAAGCGGCGGGGTCTCATGGTCGCGAGCGACTGCAGCGACGACTGTTGGCCCTTCCATCACGTTGTGCATGATAAACGCGAGCATCAAGAGCAAGACCTGTACTGGCTCATCGAGGACGAAGTAGGTCCCAATCCCCAGGCCTTCACCGATACTGTGTAGGCCGAGCGCGAGGGCAACGAGATACGCGACCTCGAGGCCGCTCTTTTCAGTTGCGGCCATCGTTCGCTGTCGCCACCTGCTCGCGCCGTACATAACCGCGAACGTTGCACCGATGCCGACAACGACGAGACCGAGTGCGGCCGTCGTGTGCTGTGAATCGACGGCGTGCTCGAGGGCGTCTTCGGTCATTTCGAAGGCAATGAACGCGAGGACACCGCCCGCAAGCGCCATGAACGCGTGCAAGTACCGTGCATCGAGATCGCGGATGAACGGGAACCAGAGCATGCCGATG from Natronolimnobius sp. AArcel1 carries:
- a CDS encoding ZIP family metal transporter; amino-acid sequence: MADQWLDRIPRWLLALGPVAILAVVFTLLYYVTPFDALAAGDASTAEILLMLTVIGAIAGIIPVAIGMLWFPFIRDLDARYLHAFMALAGGVLAFIAFEMTEDALEHAVDSQHTTAALGLVVVGIGATFAVMYGASRWRQRTMAATEKSGLEVAYLVALALGLHSIGEGLGIGTYFVLDEPVQVLLLMLAFIMHNVMEGPTVVAAVARDHETPPLRHFAAMGAIAGGPVILGGWIGSFAQSNLLAALFFAIAIGAILQVLIEVADLIRFDAEAVLTRINAATFAVGFALMFILEDVLTEIILEGWLFPA